A region from the Nonlabens sp. YIK11 genome encodes:
- a CDS encoding sulfatase — protein sequence MIRVLFIVCALWTFNSCQSTKQLEEKPLNVLLLYMDDLRPELGSYGSDHIVSPNLNALAASGMQFNNAYCNVPVCGASRASMLTGMLPTRDRFLNYNTFVEKETPEAITLPQLFKQNGYTTISNGKVYHHLDDRESDWDEIYRPYAFDPNDQNLSPTDYWQSLWKDYQNPENIKEYKATDTGPAYESAAVADSVYIDGLMTEKVIRDLKKLKKSNKPFFLTAGFISPHLPFNAPKKYWDLYDRNSIKQPENYNYIPVNAPKMSISNWPEMRAYSNIPKQGQVSDSIAIDLIHGYYATVSYTDALIGKILKQLQATGLDKNTIVVLVSDHGYNLQEHTQWAKFTNYRTSTKVPLIISYPGMENKNLTTDALTDLTDIYPTLADLCRLKKPVNQLDGVSLVPVLKNPQLPGKEQVLIKKGNGYTVQTARYSYTEFLKNDSDSIVSRMLYDHRTDPRENVNVVDEPAFAKAKQDLHQVLHTNFEKNIN from the coding sequence ATGATCAGAGTCCTATTCATAGTATGCGCTTTGTGGACATTCAATTCCTGCCAGTCCACCAAACAACTGGAGGAAAAACCATTAAATGTGCTATTGCTTTATATGGATGATCTACGTCCAGAACTAGGTAGCTATGGATCTGACCATATTGTATCGCCCAATCTCAATGCTCTAGCTGCAAGTGGTATGCAATTCAACAATGCCTACTGCAATGTACCGGTTTGCGGCGCGTCCAGAGCGAGCATGCTCACGGGAATGTTGCCCACCAGAGATCGGTTTTTGAACTATAATACATTTGTGGAAAAGGAAACGCCCGAGGCGATCACACTACCACAATTATTTAAACAAAACGGCTATACCACAATTTCCAACGGAAAAGTCTATCACCATCTGGACGATAGAGAATCAGATTGGGACGAGATCTATAGACCGTATGCGTTTGATCCAAATGACCAAAACCTATCGCCTACAGACTACTGGCAATCGCTCTGGAAAGATTATCAAAATCCAGAAAACATTAAAGAATATAAAGCTACAGATACGGGACCTGCCTATGAAAGTGCCGCTGTGGCTGATTCCGTTTACATTGATGGTTTGATGACTGAAAAAGTCATAAGAGACCTGAAAAAACTTAAAAAATCCAACAAGCCATTCTTTTTGACTGCTGGTTTTATAAGTCCGCATCTACCCTTTAATGCACCAAAAAAATATTGGGATCTATACGATAGAAACTCTATCAAACAGCCTGAGAATTATAATTATATCCCGGTAAATGCTCCTAAAATGAGCATAAGCAACTGGCCAGAAATGAGGGCATATTCCAATATTCCCAAACAAGGTCAGGTATCAGATTCAATCGCCATTGATTTGATCCACGGTTATTATGCCACAGTAAGTTATACTGATGCCTTGATAGGGAAGATTTTAAAACAACTGCAAGCTACAGGTCTGGACAAAAACACGATCGTGGTTTTGGTTTCAGATCATGGCTACAACTTGCAGGAACATACGCAGTGGGCAAAGTTTACCAATTATAGAACCTCTACTAAAGTGCCCTTAATCATTAGTTATCCAGGTATGGAAAACAAAAATCTCACCACAGATGCCTTGACAGATTTGACAGACATCTATCCTACCCTAGCCGATTTATGTCGCTTGAAAAAACCTGTGAATCAGTTGGATGGTGTGAGTTTGGTTCCCGTTTTGAAGAATCCACAACTGCCGGGCAAAGAACAGGTGTTGATCAAAAAGGGAAATGGTTATACCGTGCAAACTGCGAGATACAGCTATACCGAATTTCTGAAAAATGACAGTGATAGCATCGTGTCCAGGATGTTGTATGATCATAGGACAGATCCTCGTGAAAATGTAAATGTTGTTGATGAGCCCGCTTTCGCGAAAGCGAAACAAGATCTACACCAAGTGCTTCATACCAACTTTGAGAAAAATATTAACTAA
- a CDS encoding T9SS type A sorting domain-containing protein, which produces MKITLPLVFLFMCYAFAKAQTTTITRQNTLIKEGHNFGLTNPVFDENSPMTYDPSKVDKKGAAFSITYNNQGGTSFDGYPSGTVGGFKANNSYEPGNVETCGMPVKIKDLTDELRINWKTSQRNANDIDDKWWATINVIFDGGTATSQPDPEARDYDLVIQNVSYEQDDFKDLDNPGGRYWYFARETPDGEIKKFTLYINDVAYSWAVRYKFFDYDENHPDVDKNDKVHIKFIPIDNSNPIPFFDHSLKQFIDCTRDYIQYLPLSPEEEILAKEKVAEEELWIKSLSAGYEVYEGSSILANNYFYTTIDRTPPAAVGNLSVANAPNFTAALEWEASQDNAFSTYTIYRADNGDSNFNIIATDVRTNSFVDTTVNEDGTYEYYVTVTDRSFNESEASNKAALDVLSSGINELVDDLKVYPNPTRSLLNIDLSNPDLIDGKIEIYDSLGRRIIDKRIANSTMSVNLEGAAGIYILRVLNHDSITSKKIILN; this is translated from the coding sequence ATGAAAATAACTTTACCATTAGTCTTCTTGTTTATGTGTTACGCTTTCGCGAAAGCGCAAACAACTACCATCACCAGACAAAATACGCTTATAAAAGAAGGTCACAATTTTGGCCTGACGAATCCAGTTTTTGACGAGAATTCGCCCATGACTTACGACCCTTCCAAAGTCGATAAAAAGGGTGCTGCATTTAGCATAACCTATAATAATCAAGGTGGTACAAGCTTTGACGGCTATCCCAGCGGTACGGTTGGCGGTTTTAAGGCTAATAACTCCTATGAGCCTGGTAATGTAGAAACATGTGGGATGCCGGTAAAAATCAAGGATCTTACTGATGAGCTGCGCATTAACTGGAAAACCTCACAACGCAATGCCAATGATATTGATGACAAATGGTGGGCTACGATCAATGTGATTTTTGATGGAGGAACTGCGACATCACAACCAGATCCAGAGGCGCGAGACTATGATCTTGTGATTCAAAACGTAAGTTATGAGCAGGATGATTTCAAGGATTTAGACAATCCAGGTGGTCGCTATTGGTATTTTGCTAGAGAAACACCAGATGGCGAAATCAAAAAATTCACCTTATATATTAACGATGTTGCCTACAGCTGGGCAGTGCGTTACAAGTTTTTTGACTATGATGAGAACCATCCCGATGTGGATAAAAATGATAAGGTCCACATCAAGTTTATACCGATAGATAACAGCAATCCTATTCCGTTTTTTGATCATTCCTTAAAGCAATTTATCGACTGTACCAGAGATTACATTCAATACCTACCATTGAGCCCTGAAGAAGAAATACTGGCTAAAGAAAAGGTAGCAGAAGAAGAATTGTGGATCAAAAGCTTATCAGCCGGTTATGAGGTTTATGAGGGTTCTTCAATCCTAGCTAACAACTATTTTTACACTACAATTGATAGAACGCCACCAGCTGCAGTTGGCAATTTAAGCGTGGCAAACGCACCTAATTTTACTGCAGCATTAGAATGGGAAGCCTCTCAGGACAATGCTTTTAGCACCTATACCATCTATAGGGCAGACAATGGCGATAGCAATTTCAATATCATCGCCACAGATGTTAGAACCAATAGTTTTGTAGATACCACGGTGAATGAAGATGGTACTTATGAATATTATGTAACTGTTACAGATCGATCTTTTAATGAGTCTGAAGCTTCCAACAAGGCTGCTCTGGATGTGTTGAGTTCTGGGATCAATGAATTGGTCGATGATCTTAAGGTGTATCCCAACCCTACTCGCTCGCTGCTAAATATAGATTTGAGCAATCCTGACCTGATCGATGGAAAAATAGAGATTTATGATAGCCTGGGCAGACGCATTATCGACAAGAGAATTGCAAATTCAACCATGAGCGTGAATCTTGAAGGTGCTGCTGGGATTTACATTTTGAGAGTTCTTAACCACGACTCGATTACCAGTAAGAAGATTATATTGAATTAG
- a CDS encoding sulfatase, with product MKIFKSSSISFFSLGLLAMMIVISCKSIPDNSSTSSASSSSTNSKPNILILHVDDLGYHDLSINGSKIYQTPNIDKLAGESVRFTNAYANYPRCVPSRFAMLTGNYPVQNGDVPDDGFSIDDLPDDRNYIRAIDNAGYQTIYLGKYHLGEDPKTLGFDTSIAAGHAGSPISYIAPFNVKKGKGESDKDPIKDLDAISKPGDYLTDVLTDQAINYIKSRDKNEPFMAMLAFYNVHQPFEAKQPDIDRNEKEIAAFDYGDMPEYIEEGTGRTKMRQDNATYAAMVENTDENVGRMLEVLKAEGILDNTIIIFSSDHGGLSNDGTKKRGLATTNYPLRAGKGHLYDGGIKVPFFVKWNQLQPREENSIVMLMDVFPTLAQLTAGKKSVTAGRDMLPVLKNETHWDDRTVFWHSSKARPVNTGDTKSSAVRQGNFKLIHWYEENRVELYDISSDAGEQNDLSVIMPEKTEQLLQELKKWKKTF from the coding sequence ATGAAAATATTTAAATCGTCGTCTATATCATTTTTCAGCTTGGGACTACTTGCTATGATGATTGTGATTTCCTGTAAATCCATTCCAGATAACTCAAGTACAAGTTCGGCTTCAAGTTCCAGCACCAATTCTAAACCTAATATCCTAATTCTGCATGTCGATGATTTAGGCTATCACGATTTGAGCATCAACGGTTCTAAGATCTATCAAACGCCCAATATTGATAAACTCGCTGGCGAAAGTGTGCGATTTACCAACGCCTATGCCAATTATCCACGTTGCGTGCCTTCACGATTTGCTATGTTGACCGGTAATTATCCAGTTCAAAATGGTGACGTTCCCGATGATGGTTTCTCCATCGACGACCTACCTGATGATCGCAATTACATAAGAGCCATAGATAATGCTGGTTATCAAACGATTTATTTAGGAAAATATCATTTAGGCGAAGACCCTAAAACCTTAGGTTTTGATACAAGCATCGCTGCCGGTCATGCAGGATCGCCCATTTCCTACATCGCACCTTTCAATGTCAAGAAAGGAAAAGGAGAATCTGACAAAGATCCCATTAAAGACCTGGATGCCATAAGCAAACCGGGCGATTATCTTACAGATGTATTAACTGACCAAGCCATCAACTACATCAAAAGTCGGGATAAAAATGAGCCGTTTATGGCCATGTTGGCATTTTATAACGTACACCAACCTTTTGAGGCAAAACAACCTGATATAGATCGCAACGAGAAGGAAATTGCCGCTTTTGATTACGGTGATATGCCAGAATACATTGAGGAAGGAACCGGCCGTACCAAAATGCGACAGGATAACGCCACCTATGCCGCCATGGTAGAAAATACAGACGAAAACGTAGGCCGCATGCTAGAGGTATTAAAAGCTGAAGGGATTTTAGACAACACCATCATCATTTTCTCCAGCGATCACGGTGGTCTGAGTAACGACGGTACTAAAAAACGTGGCCTCGCCACAACTAACTATCCACTGCGCGCAGGAAAAGGACATCTGTACGATGGTGGTATCAAGGTTCCGTTTTTTGTGAAGTGGAACCAGCTACAGCCACGTGAGGAGAACAGTATAGTCATGCTCATGGACGTCTTCCCTACACTGGCACAACTCACGGCTGGGAAAAAATCGGTTACTGCCGGACGCGACATGCTGCCTGTCTTGAAAAATGAAACGCATTGGGATGACCGTACCGTTTTTTGGCACAGTTCCAAAGCACGACCTGTAAACACCGGTGACACAAAATCCTCTGCTGTACGACAGGGAAATTTCAAACTCATCCACTGGTACGAAGAAAATCGTGTTGAATTATATGACATTTCCAGTGATGCTGGCGAACAAAACGATTTGAGCGTGATCATGCCAGAAAAGACGGAGCAATTGTTGCAAGAATTAAAAAAATGGAAAAAGACCTTCTAG
- a CDS encoding sulfatase, with protein MRLLYLGFLILICSCQTRQATSITPTQKDVKQPNILWIVTEDISPTLSFYGDNTAKTPVLDSLAAESLVYDNAYAVVGVCAPSRSAIITGMYPTSLGTMHMRTGKDIQSWGNREYSKETGIVDLEGNPVREYAAVIPEYVKAFPELLRKAGYFTSNHQKTDYQFAAPVTVWDENNAKAHWRNRKEGQPFFSVFNFDVTHESKIWKNADLPLTVDPKEVPLPPYFQDTDISRNDVARLYSNIELLDQQVGKLLQQLKDDGLYDNTIIFFYSDHGGPLPRQKRDIHQSGLRVPFMVKDLRGTKGRTDRLVSFVDLAPTILSLAGIESPEWMQGKAFMGDYDQKKRDFVYGTSDRFDEVTDRSRAVYNKEYLYVINDFPDKTWYKDISYRLQMPMMQEMIDLRDSDKLDPVQSTWFQNKENDELFDLKNDPYRLNNLANLPEYAEVRIKMRSALLEFRNEHMDYGMMPEGELIEQMWPGGEQPVTSAVTLTRDKFSNRSVTLNSSTPGASIGYIISNEPLENLDLNSGWQVYNGELSLEKGQYLYAVAHRIGYQQSEILTTIME; from the coding sequence ATGAGATTACTGTACCTAGGTTTTTTAATCCTGATTTGTTCTTGCCAAACGCGACAAGCGACGAGTATAACCCCAACTCAGAAAGACGTAAAGCAACCTAATATTTTATGGATTGTTACGGAAGATATAAGTCCGACACTATCCTTTTACGGTGACAATACGGCCAAAACACCAGTCCTAGATTCACTCGCGGCAGAAAGTTTAGTCTATGATAATGCATATGCCGTAGTAGGTGTTTGTGCTCCTAGCAGGTCTGCCATCATTACGGGAATGTATCCTACTAGTTTGGGAACCATGCACATGCGTACGGGAAAAGACATTCAATCCTGGGGAAATCGCGAATACAGCAAAGAAACTGGAATTGTAGATCTGGAAGGAAATCCTGTAAGAGAATATGCAGCCGTCATCCCAGAATATGTAAAAGCTTTTCCAGAATTATTGCGCAAAGCTGGATACTTTACTTCCAACCATCAAAAAACAGATTATCAGTTTGCAGCACCAGTTACTGTTTGGGATGAAAACAACGCAAAGGCGCACTGGCGCAACCGCAAGGAAGGACAGCCTTTTTTCTCTGTTTTCAATTTTGATGTGACGCATGAAAGCAAGATTTGGAAAAATGCCGATTTACCGCTTACGGTAGATCCTAAAGAGGTTCCTCTTCCACCCTATTTTCAGGATACAGATATTTCAAGGAATGATGTAGCGCGACTATATAGTAATATTGAGTTATTGGACCAACAAGTAGGCAAGCTGCTACAGCAACTCAAGGATGATGGGTTGTATGACAATACGATCATTTTTTTCTACAGCGATCATGGTGGCCCATTACCTAGACAAAAACGAGACATACATCAAAGCGGCTTGCGCGTTCCTTTTATGGTAAAGGATTTGCGCGGAACTAAAGGTAGAACTGATCGTTTAGTTTCTTTTGTAGATCTGGCTCCAACCATTCTAAGCCTGGCGGGAATAGAATCTCCAGAATGGATGCAGGGAAAAGCTTTTATGGGTGATTATGATCAAAAGAAACGGGATTTTGTATATGGCACGTCAGACCGTTTTGATGAAGTCACAGATCGATCCAGAGCAGTATATAACAAAGAATATCTCTACGTGATCAACGACTTTCCAGATAAAACCTGGTACAAGGATATTTCATACCGCTTACAAATGCCTATGATGCAGGAAATGATCGACTTAAGAGATAGTGATAAGTTAGATCCTGTGCAATCTACATGGTTCCAAAACAAAGAGAATGATGAATTGTTTGACCTCAAGAACGATCCATATCGACTGAACAACCTGGCCAATCTTCCAGAATACGCTGAAGTTCGAATTAAAATGCGATCTGCATTATTGGAGTTTAGGAATGAGCACATGGATTATGGCATGATGCCCGAAGGCGAACTCATTGAGCAAATGTGGCCTGGCGGTGAGCAACCTGTTACCTCAGCGGTTACTCTAACACGAGACAAATTCAGTAATCGCAGCGTCACTTTGAACAGCAGTACGCCTGGAGCATCCATTGGGTACATCATTTCAAATGAGCCTTTAGAAAACCTGGATTTAAACAGTGGATGGCAAGTATATAATGGTGAGTTATCTCTTGAAAAGGGTCAGTATTTGTATGCTGTCGCTCATCGTATAGGTTACCAGCAAAGTGAGATCTTAACTACTATCATGGAATGA
- a CDS encoding endo-1,4-beta-xylanase, which produces MKKFIYIGILLTSMAGFSQQPVLSGKDLIDSDKLSNLTSTKDQGRITLENVDGKEVMTLTTIEQPKFIYSLASALPINKESATKGTVFLLSFDGKTTASSEETGEAKLLIQLRQTDSFKENLDRTLNIGSTWKRYNIPFEATENISKKDLGIVLQYGFQPQAVALKNIKFEIFEKGTQLADLPKTAVTYKGMEPDAEWRQKANQRIEHLRKSDYQVTITKDGKPVEDASIEASLVRHAFPFGATMHAEEILNDPNQYDRFKKAFGLTVLGNDLKIKSWARKSNRKRTLKAIDQLNADGITVKGHVLMWPGFQYNTDEVEANKDNPEKVKEIVRKHIWSVLAATEGKISHWDVVNEAYTNKDFQNIMGGEEFLYEAFKIVKNKAPQVKRFVNEYGIISKGGIDTQKQQWYYDYIKRVDENVPDAIQGVGIQSHMGTDLTSPERVVELLNYYATLGKPISISEFTMDEQDPAVREQYTRDFMIAAFSHPNVAEFMFWGFQEDGRGKVDIYEKDGTIGEMGKAYFSLVDGDWKSSLSRKRTNDQPIASRGFNGLYQYTVTVDGETKTGYFEVKNQKMNDIKIEL; this is translated from the coding sequence ATGAAAAAGTTCATTTATATAGGAATATTATTGACCAGTATGGCAGGTTTTTCCCAGCAGCCTGTCCTATCTGGGAAAGATCTCATTGATAGCGATAAGCTTTCCAACCTGACGTCTACTAAAGATCAAGGACGCATCACGCTTGAAAATGTAGACGGTAAGGAGGTGATGACGCTCACCACTATTGAACAGCCTAAATTTATCTACAGTCTGGCGAGCGCCTTGCCTATTAATAAAGAAAGTGCCACAAAAGGAACGGTTTTCCTGCTGTCGTTTGATGGTAAAACTACCGCAAGTAGCGAGGAAACTGGTGAGGCCAAATTGTTGATCCAATTGCGTCAAACGGACTCTTTTAAAGAAAACCTGGATAGGACGCTCAATATAGGTTCTACCTGGAAACGCTATAACATTCCGTTTGAAGCAACTGAGAATATCTCAAAAAAAGATCTGGGTATCGTGTTACAATACGGATTCCAGCCACAGGCCGTTGCTCTAAAAAATATCAAATTCGAAATATTTGAAAAAGGAACCCAGCTTGCAGACCTGCCCAAAACGGCCGTCACTTACAAAGGCATGGAGCCAGATGCAGAGTGGCGACAAAAAGCCAATCAACGCATCGAACACTTGCGCAAGAGTGATTATCAGGTCACCATCACAAAGGATGGAAAACCTGTAGAAGACGCGAGCATTGAGGCCTCGCTGGTAAGACATGCTTTTCCGTTTGGCGCCACCATGCATGCCGAAGAGATTTTGAACGATCCCAACCAATATGATCGATTCAAAAAGGCGTTTGGGTTGACGGTTCTAGGTAACGATCTAAAAATAAAAAGTTGGGCAAGAAAGTCCAATCGCAAAAGAACCCTCAAAGCGATCGATCAATTAAATGCCGACGGTATCACCGTAAAGGGTCACGTGCTGATGTGGCCAGGTTTCCAATACAATACAGACGAGGTCGAGGCGAACAAGGACAATCCCGAAAAAGTGAAAGAAATTGTACGCAAACACATATGGTCTGTACTTGCAGCTACAGAAGGTAAGATTTCGCATTGGGATGTGGTCAACGAGGCCTATACTAACAAGGATTTCCAGAACATCATGGGTGGCGAGGAGTTTCTTTATGAGGCCTTCAAAATAGTCAAGAACAAGGCACCGCAAGTCAAGCGATTCGTCAATGAATACGGTATCATCAGTAAAGGTGGCATCGATACCCAAAAGCAGCAATGGTATTACGATTACATCAAACGTGTGGACGAGAACGTTCCAGATGCCATTCAAGGCGTAGGTATACAGTCGCACATGGGCACCGACTTGACATCACCAGAGCGTGTTGTTGAGCTGCTCAACTACTATGCGACCTTGGGCAAACCCATCAGTATCTCAGAATTTACCATGGACGAGCAGGATCCTGCCGTTAGGGAACAATATACCAGGGATTTTATGATCGCTGCGTTCTCGCATCCTAATGTGGCAGAGTTCATGTTTTGGGGCTTTCAGGAAGATGGCCGTGGCAAGGTGGACATCTATGAAAAAGATGGCACCATAGGCGAAATGGGAAAAGCCTATTTCTCGCTAGTGGATGGAGATTGGAAAAGTTCGCTTTCGCGAAAGCGAACTAACGACCAGCCTATTGCTTCAAGAGGTTTTAATGGTCTGTACCAATATACAGTTACTGTTGATGGTGAAACCAAAACAGGTTATTTTGAAGTGAAAAATCAGAAAATGAACGACATCAAAATCGAATTATGA
- a CDS encoding sulfatase-like hydrolase/transferase: MKPYLLLLLTALVFSTKSVAQNLNKDKPNVLLLLVDDLRTNLGAYGDEQAITPHMDALAERGVTFRNHQVQYAVCGPSRAVITTGLMPEETGVIGFKPIRKKLPNVTFLPEYFKNNGYTTAAAGKIHDPRTVGDGEQGDGDDPASWSIPYISPKGGHNPKNIALDFQDLPDEDYIDGIIRKQGVELLEQVATKSDPFFMAIGFKKPHEPFIAPKKYWDLYENTAFKVAANQKAPIGREDLKTYAIKGKDVKQNMNPETGLIQEDFQLELKRGYYACTSFVDAQVGMVLEKLEDLGVADNTIIVLWGDHGLFLGEHGRWNKHSNLEVASSSPLLIIDPRNKDAKGESFAAVSTIDIYPTLCELAGLDIPEQPKNAKSTDGRKIKGRSLVPILNDTDAQVKIGAITLYRGQRGLGYGYRVKGKYRYIEWVKEGQENFYELYDYERDPHETRNLAVVEREIYEPLLHKFSRNIRSLGEGDGCIKLLETKPFEVSAKNKNNILVRDADGDGIPDDEEGAGDADNDGIPNYLDKD; the protein is encoded by the coding sequence ATGAAACCCTATTTGCTTCTACTGTTAACCGCGCTTGTTTTTTCAACAAAGAGCGTTGCCCAAAATTTAAATAAGGACAAGCCCAATGTCCTACTGCTTTTAGTTGATGATCTGCGCACCAATCTGGGTGCTTATGGAGATGAACAGGCGATCACACCTCACATGGATGCGCTGGCAGAACGCGGCGTGACCTTTAGAAACCACCAGGTGCAATATGCGGTTTGCGGGCCATCTAGAGCGGTGATCACCACAGGTTTGATGCCAGAAGAAACTGGTGTGATAGGTTTTAAACCCATTAGAAAAAAACTACCCAACGTCACTTTTTTACCCGAGTATTTTAAAAACAACGGATATACGACCGCTGCTGCAGGTAAGATTCACGATCCACGAACAGTAGGTGATGGTGAGCAAGGTGATGGCGATGATCCTGCATCCTGGAGCATTCCATACATTTCTCCCAAAGGCGGCCACAACCCAAAAAATATAGCCTTGGATTTTCAAGACTTACCTGATGAGGATTACATCGATGGCATCATTAGGAAGCAAGGAGTAGAGCTATTGGAGCAAGTAGCCACTAAGTCTGATCCATTTTTTATGGCTATAGGTTTCAAAAAACCGCACGAGCCATTCATAGCTCCAAAAAAATATTGGGATCTCTATGAAAACACGGCTTTTAAAGTAGCGGCCAATCAAAAAGCGCCCATAGGTCGTGAGGACCTCAAAACTTATGCGATCAAGGGAAAAGATGTAAAGCAGAACATGAATCCAGAAACTGGATTGATTCAGGAAGATTTTCAGCTGGAATTGAAGCGTGGTTATTATGCTTGTACTTCTTTTGTTGATGCACAAGTAGGAATGGTACTTGAAAAACTGGAGGATCTAGGCGTTGCAGACAATACCATCATCGTGCTTTGGGGTGATCATGGTTTGTTCCTGGGCGAGCATGGTAGATGGAACAAACATTCTAATCTAGAGGTTGCTTCTTCCTCACCACTATTGATTATCGACCCTAGAAATAAGGACGCAAAAGGTGAATCATTTGCTGCCGTATCGACCATTGATATTTATCCTACGCTATGTGAATTGGCTGGACTCGATATTCCAGAGCAACCTAAAAATGCCAAAAGCACTGATGGAAGAAAAATCAAAGGCCGCAGTCTAGTTCCTATTCTAAATGATACTGATGCTCAAGTGAAAATAGGCGCCATCACGCTTTATAGAGGTCAACGCGGTTTGGGTTACGGTTACCGTGTCAAGGGCAAATACCGCTATATTGAATGGGTTAAGGAAGGTCAAGAGAATTTTTATGAACTCTATGATTATGAACGCGATCCACACGAGACCAGAAATCTTGCCGTGGTCGAGAGAGAAATCTATGAACCATTACTTCACAAATTCTCCAGAAACATACGATCTCTAGGTGAAGGCGACGGCTGTATAAAGCTGCTGGAAACCAAACCTTTTGAGGTATCAGCAAAAAACAAGAACAACATTCTAGTGCGTGATGCAGACGGCGATGGCATACCAGATGATGAAGAAGGTGCTGGCGATGCCGATAATGACGGCATACCTAATTATTTAGATAAAGATTAA